The following DNA comes from Pedosphaera parvula Ellin514.
GAAGACGGACCTGTTGCTGACGACTATTTCAAAACCTACGGCAGCTATCCTTCATGGGGCTCGTCCGCTTTTTCGGACTATGTAATGCAGTACTGGCTGAATCCCTGGTTTGACAACGTGCCGGCATCGCTGCTTTACCAGCCATTCCCATTGCGTCCCATTATCAACATCTGGACCGCTCATCCTGGAAACATGGTGCAGGATGGTAACATGGCATTGTTTCTTACGAATGTTCGTAACCGGATGATTGCGAGATATGGTTTGAATCCATTGTTCATTATTTCTCCAGACTCTGATACGAACGCGCAAGCCCAGGCGTGGGGTGTGGCACCCTGGTATGTCTGGGGCGGGGCGCTGTATACATCGCGCGTCTTCACGGATGGAACGCGATGGGGATTCTCATCATGTGGAAGCCGGAAGCGGATCGACACGGTCTGGGCAAACGATTGGGACCCCGTCACCAACACCGGGACGCCCGCGGGATCCGATGCTGGCGATCCGGATTATCAGTCTCCGCTCGACACGAACGGAAATTCCACTCTCTTGAACTTTTATGCTCAAGCCAGTGCTGCCAACACCAGGCTGATACACCAGGAGGGATTCTTCAACATTCCCGAAGGCAGCCCCATTTTTGCGAGTTGTGCTCCGGGATGGAACTTTCCAAATCAGCACCTCGCGGCCATGCGCCAGTACGCCGATCCCACGACCGAGTCACTCATGTTCGAAGCTGAAAGCTGTGATTCATATTACAAAACGACCCTCCACGAGAACCTCGGTGGATCGTATCGACGACAATGGTATTCAACCACCGGTTTGGACGTTTACCGGCCGCTCCACAATTTAAGCGCCTGGACGAACAAGAGCATCGGTCCCGGAAATCTGGTTGAACTGTCAGCCGGATTCTTTGACGTTTGGGCATTGGATTCTGTCGGCCACGTCTGGGCTCACATTATCAGTGATGGCGCGCCGGACACCTGGACGTCGGTGTCCATGAATGGCATTTCAAAGTTCACCTGCCTGTCTGTCGGCAAGCATCATGCCTGGGCCATCAATGGGACTTCCGTATACACTTGTAAATTGCCTTATGGATGGGCTGCCCAGGATCACACAACGTGGACGTTGCAAAGCGGCAACATGGTTCAACTAGCTGTTAATGCGGCGGATGTCTGGGCACTGGATGCCGGAGGCCTAATCTATAGGAGGCGGGTGAATGAACTGGATGCCCCGGGTGACGTCTGGACCCGGGTACCAGGACCTGCGATGGATAAGATTTCCACGGGAGGAAACTTTATCTGGGGAGTCAGCGGCACCAATATCTATCACAGTCTCACCACGAACGTTTCCTGGACCCAGGTTTCCAATTCTGAAAATATCACCCAAATCTCCGTCGGGTCTGAGGAAGTCTGGGGTATCAATGCGGCCGGAAATGTTTTTCGGAGGAGCGCCTCCGGAATCGGCGGATGGGATTCGATTGATGGAAATCTGGCCAAAATCGCCGTGGGCGAAAATTACGCCTGGGGGCTGTCCGGTTCAACGCCTTCAAGCAGGAAACTGGACGGATTTTTGGGCGCGGCAGTGGCGACTGTGCCAGCCACTCCGACTGGACTGGCGACGACCGCGGGCAATTCATCGGCGAAATTAACTTGGGCGCCAGTGTTGGGCGCGGCCGGCTACAACGTGAAGCGCGCGACTGCCAGTGCCGGGCCATACATGAACGCTGTCATTTCCGCCACCACCAATGCCGTTGACACCGATCTCGTAAACGGCACGACTTACTACTATGTTATAACTGCCTTCAACGGAACTGGAGAAAGCCCTGGCTCGACGGAAATCAGCCTTACTCCGACGGCAACCGGCACGCCACCAGTTGCACCGACAGGATTGACCGCGATAGCGGGAAACACGCAGATTACATTGAGCTGGATTGCCTCATTCGGGGCGACCAGCTACAACGTCAAGCGCGCTATAGCCTATGGCGGGCCTTTCACAATCGTCGCCACAGGAGTCACTGCAACCAATTATACAGACGTTGGCCTTGCCCCGGATAATGCTTATACCTACGTGGTGTCCGCGGTGAATGCTGCGGGAGAAAGTCTTACCGATTCTGCTTCAGCAAGCGCTGCTCCAACAGGCATCCTTTTAGGCCGGACAGGATGGGTGGCCAGCGCCTCGGTGAATTCGGGCAACGCGGGAAGGGCTATCGATGGAAATATCAGCACGCGTTGGGACACTTCCGGAGCCCAAACCCCTGGTCAATGGTTTCAGGTGGATATGGGATCGGTGAAGAGCTTTTACAAGCTCATTTTGGATGCCACTCCTTCGCTGAATGATTATCCGCGCGGTTATCAAGTCAATGTTTCTAATGATGGAGTCAACTGGGGGAATCCGGTGGCCACCGGAGTTGCTTCTTCGGCAGTGACTACGATTAAGTTCGCGACCCAAACCGCCCGTTACATCCGAATCACACAGACCGGAAGCGTGGGTAACTACTGGAGCATTCATGAGTTCAACGTGTATGCGATGCCACCCCCTCCGCCTGTTCCTACAGGTTTGATCGCCACGGCTACTTCCCCCGGCCAGATCAATCTTTCTTGGAACGCTTCAAGCGGTGCAAACAGTTATAACGTGAAGCGTTCCACAGCCAACGGGGGGCCTTATTCCACAATTGCGACCGGCCTGACCGACACTAACTACAGCGACATGGGATTGTCTGCTTCAACGACCTGCTATTACGTGGTCTCAGCCATGGGCTCAGGTGGTGAAAGCGCCAACTCTCCACAAGCCAGTGCCACAACGCAGGCGCCGCTGCCGCCACCAAGCATCGTTATTCTGATTTCCGACGATACACTAACGCTTTCGTGGCCTGCCGACTGTCTCGGTTGGCGCTTGCAAGTACAGACGAATGCGCCGGGAGGCGGATTGACCACAAACTGGGTGGCGGTGCCAGGTTCCGAACTTGTGACGAGTACCAATATCTCGATCAATCCAGCCCGTGTCGCGACGTTCTATCGTCTCATCCATCCATGATGTGCCATAAGACCAGCAATAAAATTCGGGAATGCAGGACTGGAAACAGCAGCTTTCAGTTGGTGGTCCTGGTCATAGGGTTGGTGCTGTTTAGCTCGAGCGCGAATCATCTGAGGGCTGCAGGCGCGAATACTCCCTTTACCACGCTCGAAGCAGAGGCCGGCACTCCAGGTGGCGGCGCAAGCGTGCGTGCCTTTATACCGGGAACAACCGTGCCCAATGCCCCTACAATGGAACTCGAAGCATCGGGACTTGCCTGCGTCCTGCTAACCAATGCCGATGATTCCATCAGTTGGACAAACCCTGTGGCCAATGCCAACGCCATTGTCATCCGCGACTGCATTCCTGATGCCACCAATGGCGGGGGCATTACGGCCGCGATTAATTTGTACGTGGATGGAATTTTTCGGCAGACGATTACTCTGAGCTCAAAACAATCCTGGAATTACCGCAACTCGACGACAACTCCCGATGATCCCAACGGCGGCGGCACACCCTGGCATTTCTACAATGAGGATCGGGCTTTAATTGCCGGAACTCCCGTTGCCGCAGGAAGTGTCATCACGCTTCAAAACGATGCCACCAATACGGCGGCGTTCTACGATATAGATTCCATTGATTTGGAAAATGCTCCTCCGTCCCGAACACAGCCAGGCAATTCCCTGTCGATTGTGACTTATGGAGCCGACCCTAATTTTACGACCGACTCGAAGACAGCCATTCAAAACTGCATCAATGCCGCACGGTCGCAGGGAAAAACGGTCTGGATCCCACCGGGCAAATACATGGTAAACAATCTCACTTCAGGAGGATTGGATTTACGCGGCGTCACAGTCGAAGGAGCCGGAATGTGGCATTCGATGGTTTATAAGAATATTCCCCTCCCTCCCCAAACAACTCCCTGGCGATCGAACATCCAGTTAAATACCAACTCGGTGCTGCGCGATATCTCGATTGATTCCAATGCCATTTACCGCGACATCGGCGGAATCAGCGGCGATGATTATGGACTTACTGCCGTCGGCAACAATTGGCTGATCGAGAGGGTCTGGGTGCAGCATTGTGATGCCAACTGGTTGAGCGGCAGCAACGGAATCATTCGGGACAGTCGAGTGGCAGATAGTTGGGGGGACGGTATTAACCTTAACAACGGCAATACTCCTGACCTATCAAAATTGGGCATCAGCCTGACCGCTTCGAATAACTTCGTGCGAGGCTCGGGCGACGACGGCTTCGCGACTTATTCCGATGCAGGTGCCAGCGGCACCAATCCGCAAATGCAAAACACAAAAATTGTTAACAATACCTCGATTGCCACCTATTGGGCCAATGGCATCCGCGTCGCCGGCGGCACAAACGTGGTTGTGCAAAACAATCTGGTGGACAGTGTCTCGGCAAATAATGGAATGGAAGTGAGTATTTTCGGCAATACCGGAAATCCCTTGGATTCTGCCTTGATCTCCGGAAATGTGATTTTACGAGGCGGCGGTTGGAACAGCACCGACCGGCACGGGATGCATGTGGGCTCTCTTTCGAGCACAGCCACGTTCTCCAACGCTTACACGCGAGCGACGATTACGAACAACATCATTCGGGCTTCCCTGCGCGCAGGCCTCGACATTGGCGCGAGACTCGAGACCTTAATTGTTTCACACAACGTGATTGATCGCCCGGCACAGCAGGGTATTTGGATTCCGTCCGGGGTCACCGGCACTGGATTGTTTGAATACAACAATGTGACCAACCTGAATGCCAACAAGGCGGCGTTTCAAAATGATTCAACCTCTACATTTACGGCCACGTTGGTCAGCAATTCATGGCAGGTTCTCACCGGTTTGTTATCTCGAGGCAAACCGGCGACGGCGAGTAGCTATGATTCCGGTCTGCCGGGAGAACCATTCAAAGGCAATGATGGGAATACCGGCACGCGCTGGTCCGCAAATAGTCCTGCCTATCCCTCCTGGTGGCGTGCAGATCTTGAAAACAACTGCAACTTAACAGCTGTAACAATCAATTGGTATGGTGTTCCCAATCGCAGCTACCAATATAAGATAGAAGTGAGCACCAATGACGTGAATTATGTCATGGTAGTGGATGCAACAGGCAATTCATTGAAAGCCAACACCACCGATACATTCACCGCAATCGCCCGCTACATCCGCATTACAGTAACCGGTTGCAGTCAAGCGGGCGGTTACCCGTCCTTTTACGAATGTTATGTGTACGGCAACGTTATTTCAGCCGCGTCTCAAACTCCCGCAAATATCATAATGACCGCTTCTGGCAATACACTAGCGCTTTCATGGCCGGACGACCATCTCGGTTGGCGCTTGCAAATTCAGACGAATGCGCCGGGAGGCGGATTGGCCACAAACTGGATGGCGGTGCCGGGTTCCGAGCTCGTGACGAGTACCAATATCCTGATCAATTCAGCCCATGGCGCGGCGTTCTATCGTCTCGCTTATCCCTGATCCGGCAGGGAAGGGCGGTCCAGCTAGGAATTCATTGGCCGGACCCGCTGGCTTCAGTGCTTGCCACAGTATTTGGCAACCGCTTCGATCCGGCTGCGCACATGCATTTTTGTGCATGCATTTTTGACATAAGTGCGGACGGTTTCCACGCTCAGGCCCAGCTTAGCTCCAATCTCTTTGTAGAGGTAACCTGACGCCAATAGAGTCAGAACCTGTTCTTCGCGAGGAGCAAGGGGTTTGGCTTTTCCGGTCGCGGGTCCAAGCGTGCGAAAATAACCTACCACTTTTCTGGCGATATGACCCGACATAGGAGAGCCGCCGGAAGCGATATCGCGAATGCCCTCAATGAGGCGTTCAGGCGGACCCGACTTGATCAGGTAACCATTGGCCCCGGCTTTTATGGCGTCGAAAATGCATTCACTGTCCTCGTACACAGTCACAATGATAATTTGAACCAACGGCATGATTTTCTTCAGCTCATGGACGCATTCAATTCCCGACATCTTCGGCAGCTTGATGTCCATCAGCACGACTTCCGGATTCTTGTGCGGAATCTGTTCCAGCGCCTCCTCCCCGGAGCCGTAGTTGCCCACACATTCGATATCTTCAAACTGGCTCAAAATTTGCAACAGTTGTCGGCGTAATCGCTGATTGTCTTCCACTACTGCAACTCTTCTTTTCATAATTTAAGTTTGTCTGGTGACGATTGTTCAACTGTGCTGATGCCGGGAGTCGATCGTTACCCGTATATAAACGGTTGTTCCACCACTCGCCCGGCTTTCGACGCGGCAGGTTCCCCCGATGCTCGCCTGGCGCTCCCTCATATTATTTAAGCCGTTTCGCCCCGGAACATTCGCCTCGACAAAGCCGCAGCCATTATCCTGAACAGAGATGTTTAAAACTTCCGACTCAAAATCGACGCTGAGGATCACTTCCGATGCTTTCGCATGCTTAATGACATTGTGAACGGCTTCCGTCACCGACATGGCGATGTTATGCCTGTCGCGACTGGAGATTTCTACATTTTTGGGCAATTCTGCGACTTGCAGGCGGCAGGACAAATGAGCTTGTTCACAGAGACGAATGCTGATCTGGCAAAGATACTCACCTAATGCATCCAGGTTGTCGTTCTTTGGATTTACCGCCCAGACCGTTTCATACAGTGCCGTAACCATCTCACGGCACATGCCGGAAATCTGGTCAAAATCCTCTGTAGCAAACTTAGGCAAATTCTGTTTGCCTTTCGCCAACTCACTCGCCAGTGATATTTCCGTCAGCCTTGCACCCAGATCATCGTGAATGTCCCGAGCAATACGGAGACGCTCCTTTTCCAAATCCTCCCGCCACCTGAGTCGGACTACCTCGCGCTGCATCCGGCGGGCGGTTAGATACCGGCCAATGCCCAATACAAGCACCACCAGCAAGGTGATAACAAATCCCCAAAAGGCTGGTTTCAGCCAAAAGGGCGGGGGAACGATTACGTTGAGTGAAGCTTGGATCCCTGTGGGGCGCCCCAGAACATCGAAATTCTCGACATGCAATACGTACCGGCCAACCGGCAGAGCACTGAAGTGGGCTGCGGTCATGTCATTCACGCCAATGCTATACATCTCGTCCCATTCGATCAGCATCTGATCGCCTGGTTGCGCCCGTGGAGCAGCATCCACTGTGGTATGCCACTCAGCGTGGGTAGTGCCGTCTGTATCAAAAATCCCGAACGCTTTTTGAGAAGGATTCTCTCCAATGGTGACAATCCTGGCCATGCTGGGACGTCCGCCGTCGGGTCTCCAACCCTTCACTACCGCAGGTTCGGCAGCGGTCCGGGGTTCGCTATCCAACGGCCACGTGATCAGCTCAACTGGTGGTCCGTTGGTGGTGATTTTTGACACTTTCAGGTTCGCCACGATGTACGCTCCCACAGCGGCGGGAGGACCCGCCGAGGTGATCACCACCCAGAATTGTGCCGTGCCGGGCGGGCAAGTGAACATTTCACGGCGATGCGTCAGAGAGGAGGTGGCCAGGGAGCCACGCCATCCTACACTCTCACCACTTACGGTGAATACCTTCTGACCAACCTGATCTTGGGCTTCATTATAAAAGCGGATTGCCACGAACATTTCGCTGGTCCCGTCGTGCCAGACATCTTCATAACCTTCCAATTTATAGCGAACGCGCATCGTCGAGCTTGGGTTATTGGTGCGCGGCCAGAAACGAAATGTAATTTGTGTTGGAAGTGCTCCCAGGTTTACTTCATTTTGCCGTATCGAAAGTTGTTTATTGGCGGCGGAAGCAGAACGGATTTCGAATCCATCAGCGGTATTGCTGGCAAGCTCCGAATGAGCGAGCGCAAGAAAACCAATCCAACTTCCCAGCAGGATCAGAATCTTTTTTACTGTCGGTCTGGTCATCGAAAAAAAAGCAAATTGGTCTTCATCAGGGGGCAATCTTTGGAAGTTTAACAACCCGCGATTCGAAGGCAAACTCTTAATAGGATGTGGTCTTCTGAATGAGGCACAGAAAGAACAATTGAAAGCGTTCCGAAGCTGATTCGGAACACTGCCACTAGGACTGAATTGCCATTCTACGCTTGAAATTACTCGAATGCTACTTCACAAGTGGCGCTAACAACATCCCCGAAAGTGGGGGATCAAACTCAGGGCGTAAAATTGTTGCATAGACCAAAGGTTTGCCATGGATTATGGGCGTCGCAGCGGGTTTCGGCGAGACTCCAGCTTGACCAACCCTGCGGTCTTTACTCGGAAACGGTACGCGTCAAGAAGCTTCTCTCCACTCTTTTTGGAAATGATCTTTGGCAGTCATTTTAACACAGCGACTTCGCGCCACCTACAAATAGTCTGACGCTCTGCCACGGAATCACGCTGCTGATAACAGTTAGCGCGTCTGTTCAATACGTCGCTTCGAATAGTGCGCTTCCAATCCGTCGATGTTTCTTCGAGCCGTCTCGAGTTCTCCTTTAAATACCGACTCAATAATGGCATCTAACTGAGCGTTCAACTTGATGTCAGTTGGCAGCGCAGTGCGAAGTTGGTAAATGCGAAAAGGAATGCTGAGATCATTTGTACCAAATGAGAAACTGGAGTCGAGGTACTGCCTCCGCTGTTCCTGAACGATGCCAAGATCTCGGAATCCGTATTCCACTGTTGGCTCAATCATTGTGCCCTCTTCAAAATCATTCCAGGTTACGATCTGAACCATGGTTGAGGCGTTTGTCAGCGCGCGTGAAAGGGTCTCGCGAAAAGTTCGTCCCTTCCGATCGCCCAAGTACCCGATATAATTCCGCACACCGGCGGATTGATAAATATCATGAAACCGGGGAAAAGCGCTGCTGATGGAGGCGGGCCAACTGCCTGCACGCTCCTCGAAACGGTCGAAATAATTCTGCAACGCCGACACGGACAAAACTCCCCGAGACCCTGGTGACAGACTCAGCCACATGGGCGGCCAACTAAAGCCACCGACGCCTGCCGAAACCCGATAGTCTTCAGTGAAGAATGCGGGCTGATTCGTGGCCTTCAACGCTGAGAATATTTGTTCCCACTGTCCGGTGCCTTTGAAGTATTGCGGCCCGAAATTCAACAGGACTGGCCGACCGGCCTGTCGCAGGTAACACGGGTCCGTAAAGAAGTTTGTTTCCGCGTAAAGGAGCGTTTGCTGCGCATGAGCGATTGCGTTCGATGTAGTCAGTCGACCTTGTGCAACCTGTCCTTGGATCACTTGATCTTCGAAACAAAGCGCGAACTTCAGGCCCGCTCTGCGCACCTCTTT
Coding sequences within:
- a CDS encoding DUF5010 domain-containing protein; the encoded protein is MADLRCFGGGWYVGNTAPGEWIQYTNIWLSAGSYRFTANAGSPLGGATMHLEVDGVNIRPGVGVPNTGRVDSFGLVHLGTANLSQGYHTLRIVFETSGISLDWVILRKDGDTTSILKASDTVLVRPSTSGMLIAPIVSFNQQSEHNSLFNANDASSIFGAYPQKDANGQPYSDYQLRNWYRAPMFQDFDRRTDRYWDIMVDQLMASRAQVPLIHCRGTIDFTHDLQDRGYVGGDGAFEGRWLKKFVEAVARNPQAASSLQIGMFFEDGPVADDYFKTYGSYPSWGSSAFSDYVMQYWLNPWFDNVPASLLYQPFPLRPIINIWTAHPGNMVQDGNMALFLTNVRNRMIARYGLNPLFIISPDSDTNAQAQAWGVAPWYVWGGALYTSRVFTDGTRWGFSSCGSRKRIDTVWANDWDPVTNTGTPAGSDAGDPDYQSPLDTNGNSTLLNFYAQASAANTRLIHQEGFFNIPEGSPIFASCAPGWNFPNQHLAAMRQYADPTTESLMFEAESCDSYYKTTLHENLGGSYRRQWYSTTGLDVYRPLHNLSAWTNKSIGPGNLVELSAGFFDVWALDSVGHVWAHIISDGAPDTWTSVSMNGISKFTCLSVGKHHAWAINGTSVYTCKLPYGWAAQDHTTWTLQSGNMVQLAVNAADVWALDAGGLIYRRRVNELDAPGDVWTRVPGPAMDKISTGGNFIWGVSGTNIYHSLTTNVSWTQVSNSENITQISVGSEEVWGINAAGNVFRRSASGIGGWDSIDGNLAKIAVGENYAWGLSGSTPSSRKLDGFLGAAVATVPATPTGLATTAGNSSAKLTWAPVLGAAGYNVKRATASAGPYMNAVISATTNAVDTDLVNGTTYYYVITAFNGTGESPGSTEISLTPTATGTPPVAPTGLTAIAGNTQITLSWIASFGATSYNVKRAIAYGGPFTIVATGVTATNYTDVGLAPDNAYTYVVSAVNAAGESLTDSASASAAPTGILLGRTGWVASASVNSGNAGRAIDGNISTRWDTSGAQTPGQWFQVDMGSVKSFYKLILDATPSLNDYPRGYQVNVSNDGVNWGNPVATGVASSAVTTIKFATQTARYIRITQTGSVGNYWSIHEFNVYAMPPPPPVPTGLIATATSPGQINLSWNASSGANSYNVKRSTANGGPYSTIATGLTDTNYSDMGLSASTTCYYVVSAMGSGGESANSPQASATTQAPLPPPSIVILISDDTLTLSWPADCLGWRLQVQTNAPGGGLTTNWVAVPGSELVTSTNISINPARVATFYRLIHP
- a CDS encoding discoidin domain-containing protein — its product is MMCHKTSNKIRECRTGNSSFQLVVLVIGLVLFSSSANHLRAAGANTPFTTLEAEAGTPGGGASVRAFIPGTTVPNAPTMELEASGLACVLLTNADDSISWTNPVANANAIVIRDCIPDATNGGGITAAINLYVDGIFRQTITLSSKQSWNYRNSTTTPDDPNGGGTPWHFYNEDRALIAGTPVAAGSVITLQNDATNTAAFYDIDSIDLENAPPSRTQPGNSLSIVTYGADPNFTTDSKTAIQNCINAARSQGKTVWIPPGKYMVNNLTSGGLDLRGVTVEGAGMWHSMVYKNIPLPPQTTPWRSNIQLNTNSVLRDISIDSNAIYRDIGGISGDDYGLTAVGNNWLIERVWVQHCDANWLSGSNGIIRDSRVADSWGDGINLNNGNTPDLSKLGISLTASNNFVRGSGDDGFATYSDAGASGTNPQMQNTKIVNNTSIATYWANGIRVAGGTNVVVQNNLVDSVSANNGMEVSIFGNTGNPLDSALISGNVILRGGGWNSTDRHGMHVGSLSSTATFSNAYTRATITNNIIRASLRAGLDIGARLETLIVSHNVIDRPAQQGIWIPSGVTGTGLFEYNNVTNLNANKAAFQNDSTSTFTATLVSNSWQVLTGLLSRGKPATASSYDSGLPGEPFKGNDGNTGTRWSANSPAYPSWWRADLENNCNLTAVTINWYGVPNRSYQYKIEVSTNDVNYVMVVDATGNSLKANTTDTFTAIARYIRITVTGCSQAGGYPSFYECYVYGNVISAASQTPANIIMTASGNTLALSWPDDHLGWRLQIQTNAPGGGLATNWMAVPGSELVTSTNILINSAHGAAFYRLAYP
- a CDS encoding response regulator transcription factor translates to MKRRVAVVEDNQRLRRQLLQILSQFEDIECVGNYGSGEEALEQIPHKNPEVVLMDIKLPKMSGIECVHELKKIMPLVQIIIVTVYEDSECIFDAIKAGANGYLIKSGPPERLIEGIRDIASGGSPMSGHIARKVVGYFRTLGPATGKAKPLAPREEQVLTLLASGYLYKEIGAKLGLSVETVRTYVKNACTKMHVRSRIEAVAKYCGKH
- a CDS encoding sensor histidine kinase, which encodes MTRPTVKKILILLGSWIGFLALAHSELASNTADGFEIRSASAANKQLSIRQNEVNLGALPTQITFRFWPRTNNPSSTMRVRYKLEGYEDVWHDGTSEMFVAIRFYNEAQDQVGQKVFTVSGESVGWRGSLATSSLTHRREMFTCPPGTAQFWVVITSAGPPAAVGAYIVANLKVSKITTNGPPVELITWPLDSEPRTAAEPAVVKGWRPDGGRPSMARIVTIGENPSQKAFGIFDTDGTTHAEWHTTVDAAPRAQPGDQMLIEWDEMYSIGVNDMTAAHFSALPVGRYVLHVENFDVLGRPTGIQASLNVIVPPPFWLKPAFWGFVITLLVVLVLGIGRYLTARRMQREVVRLRWREDLEKERLRIARDIHDDLGARLTEISLASELAKGKQNLPKFATEDFDQISGMCREMVTALYETVWAVNPKNDNLDALGEYLCQISIRLCEQAHLSCRLQVAELPKNVEISSRDRHNIAMSVTEAVHNVIKHAKASEVILSVDFESEVLNISVQDNGCGFVEANVPGRNGLNNMRERQASIGGTCRVESRASGGTTVYIRVTIDSRHQHS
- a CDS encoding glycoside hydrolase family 71/99-like protein, with the protein product MKLSRQLAAAFTLLIALHSVVAYAASKPLLVHYRPWFVAKPFTDQWGWHWTMAHFDPDHIDATGQRQIASWYHPLIGPYDSADPNVLEYHLLLIKLAGIDGVIVDWHGADDYLDYGANNERTKALFKEVRRAGLKFALCFEDQVIQGQVAQGRLTTSNAIAHAQQTLLYAETNFFTDPCYLRQAGRPVLLNFGPQYFKGTGQWEQIFSALKATNQPAFFTEDYRVSAGVGGFSWPPMWLSLSPGSRGVLSVSALQNYFDRFEERAGSWPASISSAFPRFHDIYQSAGVRNYIGYLGDRKGRTFRETLSRALTNASTMVQIVTWNDFEEGTMIEPTVEYGFRDLGIVQEQRRQYLDSSFSFGTNDLSIPFRIYQLRTALPTDIKLNAQLDAIIESVFKGELETARRNIDGLEAHYSKRRIEQTR